One window of the Tachypleus tridentatus isolate NWPU-2018 chromosome 10, ASM421037v1, whole genome shotgun sequence genome contains the following:
- the LOC143228096 gene encoding substance-K receptor-like, with product MYPLGLQWTKSKETVIIAAIWGVACGVSSVQLIYGRAEVFYLQGQMFYDCKEVMGEFDSQLYTVVVFAVTFLLPLLVLSYAYATIGLKMWKHSAPGNAHNMRDSQQHQSKTKVIKMLAVVVLLFAVCWLPIHIFNMLIYFKEDFTVVSSQGEYFAFVASFFCCHWFSMANSFVNPIIYCFMSENFKADLKQICFLCYTWRTKRVTRLNVHFTRSRYTSSFRTTTDVIVTANNCNRVNIPPPPLIKMKSFSCSLSEKSSNFLEEAS from the exons ATGTATCCTCTTGGACTGCAGTGGACAAAATCTAAGGAAACAGTCATCATAGCTGCTATCTGGGGAGTTGCTTGTGGAGTGTCTAGTGTTCAGTTGATATATGGACGAGCAGAAGTTTTCTACTTGCAAGGCCAGATGTTTTATGATTGCAAGGAAGTAATGGGTGAATTCGACAGTCAG CTGTACACGGTTGTTGTATTCGCTGTGACATTTTTACTTCCTTTGCTGGTTTTATCCTATGCGTATGCAACCATAGGCTTAAAAATGTGGAAGCACAGTGCTCCAGGGAACGCTCATAACATGCGAGACAGCCAACAACATCAATCTAAGACCAAG gttatcAAGATGTTGGCTGTTGTTGTCCTGCTTTTTGCCGTTTGCTGGCTTCCGATTCATATTTtcaacatgttaatatatttcaagGAAGACTTCACCGTTGTTAGCAGCCAGGGAGAATACTTTGCTTTTGTTGCTTCCTTCTTTTGTTGCCATTGGTTTTCCATGGCCAACAGCTTCGTGAATCCGATCATTTACTGTTTCATGAGTGAGAATTTcaag GCTGATttgaaacaaatttgttttctCTGTTACACGTGGAGGACGAAAAGAGTCACAAGACTGAACGTCCACTTCACTCGTAGCCGTTACACCAGTTCCTTCCGCACAACAACTGACGTCATCGTAACAGCTAACAACTGCAACAGGGTGAATATTCCTCCCCCTCCTCTGATCAAGATGAAGTCATTTTCCTGTTCTTTGTCTGAAAAATCTTCTAATTTCCTCGAAGAAGCTTCTTGA